A stretch of Lathyrus oleraceus cultivar Zhongwan6 chromosome 6, CAAS_Psat_ZW6_1.0, whole genome shotgun sequence DNA encodes these proteins:
- the LOC127091099 gene encoding probable alpha-amylase 2, which yields MGNSTSETDQPNQLTDLVINPSSNPTPGAVLRDGKEILFQAFNWESHKYNWWETLETKIADIAKAGITSAWLPPPTHSFAAEGYAPQDLYSLNSKYGSEHQLKALLHKMKQHKVRAMADIVINHRVGTTRGRGGIYNRFDGISLPWDERAVTSSTGGLGKQNSGAIFHGFPNIDHSQDFVRKDIIGWLQFLRHKVGFQDFRFDFAKGFSPKYVKEYIEGAKPVFSVGEYWDTCNYVGSSLDYNQDSHRQRIVNWIDGTGQLSTAFDFTTKGILQEAVKREYWRLCDAQGKPPGVIGWWPSRSATFIDNHDTGSTQAHWPFPSDHVMEGYAYILTHPGIPTIFYDHFYDWNHSVHEQIVKLIDARKRQGIHSRSPVRILEAKHNVYAAIIGEKLCMKIGDGSWSPSGKEWTLSTSGHNYAVWHK from the exons ATGGGTAACTCAACCAGT GAAACTGATCAACCCAATCAACTTACTGATCTCG TCATCAATCCTTCTTCAAACCCAACGCCAGGTGCAGTTTTGCGAGATGGAAAGGAAATACTTTTTCAG GCATTTAACTGGGAGTCTCACAAATACAATTGGTGGGAAACTTTAGAAACCAAAATTGCGGACATAGCGAAAGCTGGGATCACTTCAGCATGGTTGCCACCACCAACTCATTCCTTCGCAGCTGAAG GTTATGCTCCTCAGGACCTTTACTCTCTTAATAGTAAATATGGTTCTGAGCATCAATTAAAAGCCTTACTTCACAAGATGAAGCAACACAAAGTCAGAGCAATGGCTGATATAGTTATCAATCACCGCGTTGGCACCACCCGAGGACGCGGAGGGATCTACAATCGCTTTGATGGAATTTCATTACCGTGGGATGAACGTGCTGTGACATCATCTACTGGTGGACTG GGTAAACAAAACTCCGGGGCCATTTTCCACGGGTTTCCCAATATCGATCATTCTCAAGATTTTGTAAGAAAGGATATCATAGGATGGCTTCAGTTTCTTCGCCACAAAGTAGGCTTTCAAGATTTTCGTTTTGATTTTGCAAAAGG GTTTTCACCAAAGTATGTGAAAGAATATATTGAAGGAGCAAAGCCAGTGTTCTCTGTTGGGGAGTATTGGGATACTTGCAACTACGTGGGTTCTAGTTTGGACTATAACCAAG ATAGCCATAGGCAACGAATAGTTAATTGGATTGATGGCACTGGACAGCTCTCAACTGCGTTTGACTTCACAACAAAGGGAATTCTCCAG GAAGCTGTAAAAAGAGAATATTGGCGACTTTGTGATGCTCAAGGGAAGCCACCTGGTGTGATTGGGTGGTGGCCTTCAAGATCAGCGACATTTATAGATAATCATGATACTGGCTCAACTCAG GCTCATTGGCCCTTCCCTTCTGATCATGTTATGGAG GGCTATGCTTACATATTGACTCATCCTGGGATACCTACAATTTTCTATGACCACTTTTATGACTGGAACCACTCAGTTCATGAGCAGATTGTGAAGTTG ATTGACGCTCGCAAGCGTCAAGGTATTCATAGCAGATCGCCTGTTAGGATTCTGGAAGCCAAGCACAATGTTTACGCTGCAATCATCGGGGAGAAGCTCTGCATGAAGATCGGAGATGGCTCATGGAGCCCATCTGGGAAGGAATGGACACTATCAACCAGTGGCCATAACTATGCTGTATGGCACAAGTAG